The following coding sequences lie in one Arabidopsis thaliana chromosome 3, partial sequence genomic window:
- a CDS encoding Calcineurin-like metallo-phosphoesterase superfamily protein (Calcineurin-like metallo-phosphoesterase superfamily protein; FUNCTIONS IN: hydrolase activity, protein serine/threonine phosphatase activity; INVOLVED IN: biological_process unknown; LOCATED IN: cellular_component unknown; CONTAINS InterPro DOMAIN/s: Metallophosphoesterase (InterPro:IPR004843); Has 171 Blast hits to 169 proteins in 60 species: Archae - 0; Bacteria - 6; Metazoa - 62; Fungi - 10; Plants - 59; Viruses - 0; Other Eukaryotes - 34 (source: NCBI BLink).) produces MESIGDDDELRSKTVSLPRRISFTILLLLLLISLSTRVSGSLDKSGRRVIEARTGQDLIWVVQLSDLHFSVHHPERAIDFKNIVGPALALINPSLVLITGDLTDGKSKDMLTMKLNEDEWLEYESVMQDVVKRSGLNKSIFYDLRGNHDNFGVPSVGSSVDFFSKYSINGQMGRKGNVNTITVETSERKHLFVGIDTTMHIGLRGPTNLFGHPTDELLSSLDSHLSQWDNQSAKPVAKISFGHFPLSFTALSHSQKSLKDVFLKHSISAYLCGHLHSRFGKNLKRHHHSGGISLSDNDLFQLNMRQSGAESTSNCSFGALPAAEFWEWEMGDWRKNRAMRIMAIDRGHVSYVDLDFKSKPQKTIILPTFPLDSRFMSTSFARHKYECQHMISSSYDAIRAIVFSHSLVVEVVARVYDSSPGFDNLVMEAPMRKHGGDSSSSGATFFSLPWNYRAFEDPLPDRFWLQIEVTDIKGRLTLSEMRPFSINGLSSKVSWTWNEFRVMGCQWAALYYPILWPALYSLFLVFLIPKCIIIVFKKQYTLKKFIAKKGPITLVLWILQDLCRMPVVWFGYMAYLFYLIFFPWFSGEVFADSGDRAYMTIMGWVVTSSGADRKHEYIGQPDVMVVVIPHVVFVVIPSVLVVCCLVAEREIYKDHIRTVSGKKEDDHDRGRKKRSQRRSLLFSNRRLFRKSVLLASLALYWKHFKNCWALGRAYEMNVVHFPGYSLVVPLLLLYVICKTHKVP; encoded by the exons ATGGAATCGATCGGCGACGACGATGAGCTCCGAAGCAAAACAGTTTCTCTTCCGAGAAGAATCTCGTTtacgattcttcttcttcttctgttaatCTCCTTGAGTACAAGGGTCTCTGGTTCGTTAGACAAATCTGGAAGAAGAGTGATTGAAGCGAGAACTGGGCAAGACTTGATTTGGGTTGTTCAGCTATCCGATCTCCATTTCAGTGTCCATCATCCTGAAAGAGCCattgatttcaaaaacattgtGGGTCCTGCTCTGGCTCTTATCAACCCTTCTCTCGTCTTAATCACCGGTGATCTCACAG ATGGGAAAAGCAAAGACATGTTAACAATGAAGTTAAATGAAGATGAGTGGTTAGAATACGAGAGTGTGATGCAAGATGTTGTGAAGAGAAGTGGGCTTAATAAGAGCATATTTTATGATCTTAGGGGTAACCATGACAACTTTGGTGTTCCGTCTGTTGGTTCATCTGTTGATTTCTTCTCAAAGTATAGCATCAATGGACAGATGGGAAGGAAAGGAAATGTTAACACCATAACTGTTGAG ACTAGCGAACGTAAACATCTGTTTGTCGGTATTGACACCACAATGCATATTGGATTACGCGGCCCAACAAATCTCTTTGGGCATCCAACTGATGAACTTTTGAGCTCACTCGACTCACACCTCTCGCAATGGGATAACCAATCAGCAAAACCTGTtgcaaaaatatcatttggGCATTTCCCATTGTCATTCACAGCGCTGTCACATTCTCAAAAGAGCCTTAAAGATGTTTTTCTGAAGCACTCTATCTCAGCTTATTTGTGTGGCCATCTACACTCAAGGTTCGGCAAGAATCTTAAAAGACATCATCACTCTGGTGGTATCAGTTTATCAGATAATGACTTGTTTCAGCTGAATATGAGGCAGAGTGGTGCTGAAAGTACTTCGAACTGCTCTTTTGGAGCCTTACCAGCTGCAGAGTTCTGGGAATGGGAGATGGGTGACTGGAGAAAAAACAGGGCAATGCGGATCATGGCCATTGATAGGGGTCATGTTTCATATGTTGATCTTGACTTCAAGTCAAAACCCCAGAAGACTATCATATTACCGACCTTTCCATTAGATTCACGTTTTATGTCAACATCCTTTGCACGTCACAAATACGAGTGCCAACATATGATCTCATCATCGTATGACGCAATAAGAGCCAttgttttttctcattctCTGGTTGTGGAAGTTGTAGCTAGAGTTTATGACTCAAGCCCTGGATTTGATAATCTGGTCATGGAAGCTCCAATGAGAAAACATGGAGgcgattcttcttcttccgggGCAACATTCTTTTCACTTCCATGGAATTATAGGGCCTTTGAAGATCCCTTACCTGATAGATTTTGGCTGCAAATAGAAGTCACTGATATCAAAGGCAGATTAACCTTATCAGAAATGCGACCATTTTCCATCAATGGTCTAAGCTCTAAAGTTTCATGGACATGGAATGAGTTCCGTGTCATGGGCTGCCAGTGGGCGGCATTATATTACCCGATTCTTTGGCCTGCTCTATATAGTTTGTTTCTCGTTTTTCTTATCCCCAAATGCATCATCATCGTTTTCAAGAAGCAGTACACTCTCAAGAAGTTCATTGCCAAGAAAGGACCTATCACACTTGTACTGTGGATTCTCCAAGACCTCTGCAGAATGCCTgtggtttggttcggttacATGGCATACTTGTTCTATCTCATATTCTTTCCTTGGTTCTCCGGTGAAGTGTTTGCTGATTCTGGAGACAGAGCATACATGACTATTATGGGATGGGTGGTGACGAGCTCAGGCGCAGATAGGAAACATGAATACATTGGACAACCTGATGTAATGGTTGTGGTGATCCCACATGTGGTCTTTGTTGTTATCCCCAGTGTCTTGGTTGTGTGTTGTCTGGTTGCTGAGAGAGAAATCTACAAAGATCACATTCGAACTGTCTCTGGTAAGAAAGAGGATGACCATGACCggggaaggaagaagagatcacAACGCCGCTCACTGTTATTCTCGAACAGAAGACTGTTTCGGAAATCGGTCTTGCTGGCTTCATTAGCTCTATATTGGAAGCATTTCAAG AATTGCTGGGCATTAGGTAGAGCTTATGAGATGAATGTGGTTCATTTTCCAGGTTACAGCCTTGTAGTTCCATTGTTGCTACTATATGTTATCTGCAAAACCCATAAAGTTCCATGA
- the LCAT3 gene encoding lecithin:cholesterol acyltransferase 3 (lecithin:cholesterol acyltransferase 3 (LCAT3); FUNCTIONS IN: phosphatidylcholine-sterol O-acyltransferase activity; INVOLVED IN: lipid metabolic process; LOCATED IN: cellular_component unknown; EXPRESSED IN: 22 plant structures; EXPRESSED DURING: 13 growth stages; CONTAINS InterPro DOMAIN/s: Lecithin:cholesterol acyltransferase (InterPro:IPR003386); BEST Arabidopsis thaliana protein match is: alpha/beta-Hydrolases superfamily protein (TAIR:AT4G19860.1); Has 560 Blast hits to 555 proteins in 155 species: Archae - 2; Bacteria - 82; Metazoa - 189; Fungi - 22; Plants - 147; Viruses - 0; Other Eukaryotes - 118 (source: NCBI BLink).) translates to MGWIPCPCWGTNDDENAGEVADRDPVLLVSGIGGSILHSKKKNSKSEIRVWVRIFLANLAFKQSLWSLYNPKTGYTEPLDDNIEVLVPDDDHGLYAIDILDPSWFVKLCHLTEVYHFHDMIEMLVGCGYKKGTTLFGYGYDFRQSNRIDLLILGLKKKLETAYKRSGGRKVTIISHSMGGLMVSCFMYLHPEAFSKYVNKWITIATPFQGAPGCINDSILTGVQFVEGLESFFFVSRWTMHQLLVECPSIYEMMANPDFKWKKQPEIRVWRKKSENDVDTSVELESFGLIESIDLFNDALKNNELSYGGNKIALPFNFAILDWAAKTREILNKAQLPDGVSFYNIYGVSLNTPFDVCYGTETSPIDDLSEICQTMPEYTYVDGDGTVPAESAAAAQFKAVASVGVSGSHRGLLRDERVFELIQQWLGVEPKKAKRKHLRTHKVVDSG, encoded by the exons ATGGGCTGGATTCCGTGTCCGTGCTGGGGAACCAACGACGATGAAAACGCCGGCGAGGTGGCGGATCGTGATCCGGTGCTTCTAGTATCTGGAATTGGAGGCTCTATTCTGCattctaagaagaagaattcaaaGTCTGAAATTCGGGTTTGGGTCCGAATATTTCTAGCTAACCTTGCCTTTAAGCAGAGCCTCTGGTCTCTCTATAATCCCAAAACTG GTTATACAGAGCCGTTGGATGATAATATTGAAGTATTGGTCCCTGATGATGACCATGGACTCTATGCAATTGACATTCTAGATCCCTCTTGG TTTGTAAAGCTTTGTCACTTGACGGAGGTTTATCACTTTCACGATATGATAGAAATGCTGGTTGGATGCGGTTATAAGAAGGGGACTACATTATTCGGTTATGGTTACGATTTCCGTCAAAGCAATAG GATCGATCTACTTATACTAggtctgaagaagaagctggaaACTGCATATAAACGTTCAGGGGGGAGAAAAGTCACTATCATCTCCCATTCAATGGGAGGACTTATGGTTTCATGTTTCATGTATCTCCATCCGGAG GCATTTTCCAAGTATGTAAATAAATGGATTACAATTGCAACACCTTTCCAAG GAGCACCAGGGTGCATCAATGATTCAATCTTGACTGGAGTGCAATTTGTGGAAGGGTtagaaagtttcttttttgtgtcaCGTTGGACGATGCACCAACTG ttgGTCGAATGCCCATCTATATATGAGATGATGGCAAATCCAGACTTTAAGTGGAAAAAGCAACCAGAGATTCGAGTTTGGCGTAAGAAATCTGAAAACGACGTTGATACTTCTGTAGAACTGGAATCATTTGGCTTAATCGAGAGTATTGATCTATTCAACGATGCATTAAAAAATAACGAG CTAAGCTATGGTGGGAATAAAATAGCTTTGCCCTTTAACTTTGCTATCCTCGACTGGGCTGCTAAGACAAGAGAAATTCTCAACAAAGCGCAACTTCCTGATGGAGTGTCCTTCTATAACATATATGGAGTGTCACTTAATACACCCTTTGATGTTTG ttATGGCACAGAGACTTCTCCGATAGACGATTTGTCTGAAATATGTCAAACTATG CCTGAGTATACATATGTAGATGGAGATGGAACTGTCCCTGCTGAATCAGCTGCA GCTGCTCAGTTTAAAGCAGTTGCTAGCGTAGGAGTTTCGGGTAGCCACCGCGGGCTTCTCCGTGATGAAAGAGTGTTTGAGCTCATTCAACAATGGTTAGGAGTTGAGCCCAAGAAGGCTAAACGGAAGCATTTAAGGACTCACAAAGTAGTTGATTCTGGTTAA
- a CDS encoding RNA-binding ASCH domain protein (RNA-binding ASCH domain protein; CONTAINS InterPro DOMAIN/s: ProFAR isomerase-like (InterPro:IPR010759), ASCH domain (InterPro:IPR007374); BEST Arabidopsis thaliana protein match is: RNA-binding ASCH domain protein (TAIR:AT2G43465.1); Has 111 Blast hits to 111 proteins in 31 species: Archae - 41; Bacteria - 13; Metazoa - 2; Fungi - 0; Plants - 35; Viruses - 0; Other Eukaryotes - 20 (source: NCBI BLink).): MEQPMSPGTKSVDLRECMESLLRFSLRSHLNESVPSFDLDLTRDFCLHLLGEATDSTEKSAVYKLLATALSECLASEGDKNSNLEKYSKLIHGLGYDLINMLKEVNFELHVQEPYFTQLKDGLKTVEGRCAVGDYMRISSGDFLLFNKCLLLEVQDVHRYTSFSEMLKVEGLAKVLPGVESIEEGVQVYRNFYSEEKERMNGVVAIRVAKPANQPSAALAGVLSELKSSGIKSLLDEYTAGVTS, from the exons ATGGAGCAACCAATGTCGCCGGGAACGAAGTCGGTGGATCTCCGAGAATGCATGGAATCACTTCTCCGTTTTAGTCTGAGATCTCATTTAAACGAATCTGTTCCAAGTTTCGATCTTGACCTGACCAGAGATTTTTGTCTTCATCTCCTTGGGGAAGCTACAGATTCAACAG AAAAATCTGCGGTGTACAAGCTTCTAGCAACGGCTTTGTCTGAATGTCTAGCTTCCGAGGGTGATAAAAATTCTAACTTGGAAAAATACAGCAAACTGATTCATGGCTTGGGATATGACTTAATAAAT ATGTTGAAGGAGGTGAACTTTGAGCTTCATGTCCAAGAGCCTTACTTCACCCAATTGAAAG ATGGTTTGAAAACTGTTGAAGGAAGATGCGCAGTGGGAGACTACATGAG AATTAGTTCAggagattttcttttgttcaataaATGCTTGCTGCTTGAAGTTCAG GACGTTCACCGTTATACTTCATTCTCAGAAATGCTGAAAGTGGAGGGTCTTGCCAAAGTTCTTCCTGGAGTTGAAAGTATAGAAGAAG GTGTTCAAGTTTACCGAAACTTTTATTCtgaagagaaggaaagaaTGAACGGTGTTGTAGCTATTCGTGTTGCAAAACCAGCTAATCAGCCTTCTGCAGCTTTGGCAGGAGTATTGTCT GAACTGAAGTCCAGTGGGATCAAAAGCCTGTTGGATGAATACACAGCTGGGGTTACCTCGTAG
- a CDS encoding NAD(P)-binding Rossmann-fold superfamily protein (NAD(P)-binding Rossmann-fold superfamily protein; FUNCTIONS IN: oxidoreductase activity, binding, catalytic activity; INVOLVED IN: oxidation reduction, metabolic process; LOCATED IN: endoplasmic reticulum, plasma membrane; EXPRESSED IN: 25 plant structures; EXPRESSED DURING: 13 growth stages; CONTAINS InterPro DOMAIN/s: Short-chain dehydrogenase/reductase, conserved site (InterPro:IPR020904), NAD(P)-binding domain (InterPro:IPR016040), Glucose/ribitol dehydrogenase (InterPro:IPR002347), Short-chain dehydrogenase/reductase SDR (InterPro:IPR002198); BEST Arabidopsis thaliana protein match is: NAD(P)-binding Rossmann-fold superfamily protein (TAIR:AT3G03350.1); Has 112445 Blast hits to 112247 proteins in 3561 species: Archae - 906; Bacteria - 75731; Metazoa - 6658; Fungi - 6086; Plants - 2548; Viruses - 2; Other Eukaryotes - 20514 (source: NCBI BLink).): MLTLLFFSLGALLLIVLLFKFAFADGDFTLISKKHVKREAIQGKVVWITGASRGIGEILAKQFASLDAKLILSARNKAELDRVKSELKGKFAPEDVKVLPLDLASGEESLKHVVEQAVSLFPGAGVDYLVHNAAFERPKSKASDASEETLKTTFDVNVFGTISLTKLVAPHMLKQGGGHFVVISSAAGKVPSPGQAIYSASKHALHGYFHSLRSEFCQKGIKVTVVCPGPIETWNGTGTSTSEDSKSPEKRVSSERCAELTIIAASHNLKEAWISYQPVLLVMYLVQYMPSLGFWLMDKVGGKRVEVAEKKGNTYSWDLLFGKKTKTN; the protein is encoded by the exons ATGCTGACtctactcttcttctctctcggAGCGCTTCTTCTTATCGTTCTGCTCTTCAAATTTGCATTCGCCGATG GAGATTTTACCTTGATTTCGAAGAAGCATGTGAAGCGTGAGGCCATACAAGGCAAG GTCGTCTGGATCACAGGGGCTAGCCGTGGAATTG GTGAAATTCTTGCTAAACAGTTTGCAAGTTTAGATGCCAAGCTTATTCTCTCTGCTAGGAATAAAGCTGAACTGGATCGGGTTAAGAGTGAGCTTAAAG GTAAATTTGCACCAGAAGATGTCAAGGTTTTGCCTTTAGATTTAGCTAGCGGCGAAGAGTCACTCAAACATGTTGTAGAGCAAGCAGTGTCGCTTTTCCCTGGAGCTGGTGTTGATTATTTGGTTCACAATGCTGCCTTTGAGCGTCCG AAATCCAAGGCATCGGATGCAAGTGAGGAAACTCTCAAG ACTACATTCGATGTTAATGTCTTTGGGACGATATCTCTGACAAAGTTGGTAGCTCCTCATATGCTAAAACAAGGAGGGGGTCATTTTGTTGTG ATAAGCAGTGCTGCAGGAAAGGTACCATCACCTGGACAGGCTATATATTCTGCTTCAAAACATGCTCTTCATGGCTACTTCCACAGCTTGCGTTCTGAG TTCTGTCAGAAGGGAATCAAGGTTACCGTCGTTTGTCCTGGTCCAATAGAAACCTGGAATGGTACAGGAACATCAACTTCGGAAGACAGCAAGTCTCCTGAG AAACGTGTGTCATCTGAACGATGTGCAGAGCTGACTATAATCGCTGCATCTCATAACTTGAAGGAAGCTTGGATTTCATATCAG CCAGTACTACTCGTGATGTATCTAGTGCAGTACATGCCTTCCCTTGGCTTCTGGCTCATGGACAAG GTTGGAGGAAAGCGTGTGGAGGTCGCGGAAAAGAAAGGCAACACATACTCGTGGGATTTACTGTTCGGGAAGAAGACTAAAACAAACTGA